Proteins encoded in a region of the Nocardia asteroides genome:
- a CDS encoding multicopper oxidase family protein yields the protein MSSPPNLGMLRTRRNFLALSAGAGTAALLAACGNSTSPQRSPVGPDSEAVRSAEDTRRSATAAVREVSLRPAPSTVDLGGVQVQTWTYDGSLPGREIRLRRGEVLRAELSNALPAPTTVHWHGIALRNDMDGVPEITQDPIAAGANFRYEFTVPDAGTYFFHPHVGVQLDRGLYAPLIIEDPDEGSDYDTEAVIVLDDWLDGVDGRDPDKELARLREQGMAGMDMGGQSGGMDHGGMSMSGSAPMSAPSDPAMPLGTDTGDVQYPYYLINGRLGTDPVVLQGRPGQRMRLRIINAASDTAFRVALGGHQLRVTHTDGFPVDPVSTANILIGMGERYDAVVELGDGVFPLVASAEGKTGQGFALIRTGSGTPPPPDARPTELAAIPLSADRLSAAEAVRLPDRKPDQILDVVLEADVNKYIWTINGKAFPDHAPLDVTAGQRVRLRFNNKTMMWHPMHLHGHTFQVVTGSGAGPRKDTLIVVPNQTVEVDFDTDNPGQWMLHCHNVYHGEAGMMAVVSYEQ from the coding sequence ATGTCGTCACCACCCAACCTCGGCATGCTCAGAACCCGGCGCAACTTTCTGGCGCTGAGCGCCGGTGCGGGCACAGCCGCACTGCTGGCGGCATGCGGGAATTCCACCTCGCCTCAGCGTTCTCCGGTCGGCCCCGATTCCGAAGCGGTCCGATCCGCCGAGGACACCCGGCGATCGGCCACCGCGGCGGTGCGCGAGGTATCGCTGCGTCCCGCGCCGAGCACGGTCGATCTCGGCGGGGTCCAGGTCCAGACCTGGACCTACGACGGCTCCCTGCCCGGGCGTGAGATCCGGTTGCGCCGCGGGGAGGTGCTGCGTGCCGAACTGAGTAATGCTTTGCCCGCGCCGACGACGGTGCATTGGCACGGCATCGCCTTGCGCAACGACATGGACGGCGTTCCCGAGATCACCCAGGACCCGATCGCCGCGGGCGCGAACTTCCGCTACGAATTCACCGTTCCCGATGCGGGCACCTACTTCTTCCACCCGCACGTCGGTGTCCAGCTCGACCGCGGCCTCTACGCCCCGCTGATCATCGAGGACCCTGACGAGGGATCCGACTACGACACCGAAGCCGTCATCGTGCTCGACGACTGGCTCGACGGTGTCGACGGCCGCGACCCGGACAAGGAGCTGGCGAGGCTGCGTGAGCAGGGCATGGCCGGAATGGACATGGGAGGGCAATCCGGCGGCATGGACCACGGCGGAATGTCGATGAGCGGCTCGGCGCCGATGTCGGCACCCAGTGACCCGGCGATGCCGTTGGGCACCGACACCGGCGACGTGCAATACCCCTACTACCTGATCAACGGGCGCCTGGGCACCGACCCCGTGGTCCTGCAGGGCCGCCCGGGACAGCGGATGCGGCTGCGCATCATCAACGCTGCCTCCGACACCGCCTTCCGCGTCGCCCTCGGTGGTCACCAGCTACGGGTCACCCACACCGACGGCTTCCCCGTGGATCCGGTGTCGACCGCCAACATCCTCATCGGGATGGGCGAACGCTACGACGCCGTGGTCGAACTCGGCGACGGGGTGTTCCCGCTGGTCGCCTCCGCCGAAGGCAAGACCGGTCAGGGCTTCGCGCTCATCCGAACCGGATCCGGCACTCCACCACCGCCGGATGCTCGCCCCACCGAACTGGCCGCGATCCCGCTGTCAGCGGACAGGCTGAGCGCGGCCGAGGCCGTCCGGCTGCCCGACCGCAAACCTGATCAGATCCTCGATGTGGTCCTGGAAGCCGACGTGAACAAATACATCTGGACGATCAACGGCAAAGCCTTCCCCGACCATGCCCCGCTGGATGTGACTGCCGGGCAACGGGTCCGGCTGCGGTTCAACAACAAGACGATGATGTGGCACCCGATGCACCTGCACGGCCACACCTTCCAGGTCGTCACCGGCTCCGGGGCCGGGCCACGCAAGGACACCTTGATCGTGGTGCCCAACCAGACCGTCGAAGTCGACTTCGACACCGACAACCCCGGCCAGTGGATGCTGCACTGCCACAACGTCTACCACGGTGAAGCCGGGATGATGGCCGTCGTCTCCTACGAGCAATAA
- a CDS encoding BlaI/MecI/CopY family transcriptional regulator, whose amino-acid sequence MAHRFGDLEAVVMERVWAAEDDLTVRDVYESLLLEREIAYTTVMSTMDNLHRKGWLDRERHGKAYLYWPTLTREEYSAQLMRDALEGTRSDLVLAHFVDQISEDESEALRALLRRGKSNRSKS is encoded by the coding sequence GTGGCACACCGATTCGGCGATCTCGAAGCCGTCGTGATGGAGCGCGTGTGGGCGGCCGAAGACGACCTCACCGTCCGTGACGTCTACGAAAGTTTGCTGCTCGAACGCGAGATCGCCTACACCACGGTGATGTCCACCATGGACAACCTGCACCGCAAGGGCTGGCTCGACCGCGAACGCCATGGCAAGGCATACCTGTACTGGCCCACCCTCACCCGCGAGGAATACAGCGCACAGCTCATGCGTGATGCCCTCGAAGGCACGCGCTCCGATCTCGTGCTGGCGCATTTCGTCGACCAGATCAGCGAGGATGAATCCGAGGCCTTGCGCGCCCTGCTCCGCCGCGGAAAATCCAACCGATCCAAAAGCTGA
- a CDS encoding BlaI/MecI/CopY family transcriptional regulator yields the protein MAGGGFGELETVVMDTVWSAGEPVSVRQVREVIAGGREIAYTTVMTTMDNLHRKGWLDRERHGKAYLYWPTLTREQYSAGLMRAALDAGGRAEDVLARFIERMTPAQSQRLREALRQRPRGIDHPDSSG from the coding sequence GTGGCAGGCGGCGGGTTCGGCGAGCTGGAAACGGTGGTCATGGACACGGTGTGGTCGGCCGGCGAGCCGGTCAGTGTTCGCCAGGTGCGCGAGGTGATCGCCGGCGGGCGTGAGATCGCCTACACCACGGTGATGACCACCATGGACAACCTGCACCGCAAGGGCTGGCTCGACCGCGAACGTCACGGCAAGGCCTACCTCTACTGGCCCACTCTGACTCGCGAGCAGTACAGCGCCGGACTGATGCGCGCCGCGCTCGATGCGGGCGGCCGCGCTGAAGACGTGCTGGCCCGGTTCATCGAGAGGATGACCCCCGCGCAATCGCAGCGGTTGCGTGAGGCGCTGCGGCAGCGGCCGCGAGGGATCGATCACCCCGACTCCAGCGGCTAG
- a CDS encoding PLP-dependent cysteine synthase family protein, translated as MLGAPDAIDAPRGLVGNTPVLRIGEPLAGADRGFWAKLEGFNPGGMKDRPALHMVQKARERGDLAPGARIVESTSGTLGLGLALAGMVYQHPVTVVTDPGLEPIVAQMLAAYGATVDLVTEPHPVGGWQQARRDRVAELLAAEDDAWCPDQYSNPDNVEGYESLALELIEQLGTVDVLVCAVGTGGHSAGVARVLRRYNPEMKLVGVDTISSTIFGQPAGPRLMRGLGSSIYPANVDYAAFDEVHWVAPAESVWACRTLAATHHATGGWSVGAVALVAGWAARVAAPSTRIAAVFPDGPHRYFDTIYNDAYCAEHGLLDTTPPIAPEAISHPGERVVQRWTRCTTVVSPTAMAEGELAS; from the coding sequence ATGCTGGGCGCCCCAGATGCCATCGATGCACCCCGCGGTCTGGTCGGCAACACCCCGGTGCTGCGGATCGGAGAACCTCTGGCCGGCGCCGATCGCGGGTTCTGGGCCAAGCTGGAAGGATTCAACCCTGGCGGGATGAAGGACCGTCCCGCGCTGCACATGGTGCAGAAGGCGCGCGAACGCGGCGATCTGGCGCCTGGCGCGCGCATCGTCGAATCGACCAGCGGCACGCTGGGCCTGGGGTTGGCGCTGGCCGGGATGGTGTACCAGCACCCGGTGACCGTGGTCACCGACCCGGGGCTGGAACCGATCGTCGCCCAGATGCTGGCCGCCTACGGCGCCACGGTCGACCTGGTCACCGAACCGCACCCGGTCGGTGGCTGGCAGCAGGCGCGGCGCGACCGGGTCGCCGAGCTGCTGGCCGCCGAGGACGACGCCTGGTGCCCGGATCAGTACAGCAATCCCGACAACGTCGAGGGCTACGAATCCCTGGCTTTGGAACTGATCGAGCAGCTGGGCACCGTCGATGTCCTGGTGTGCGCGGTCGGCACCGGCGGACACTCGGCCGGAGTCGCGCGCGTGCTGCGCCGCTACAACCCGGAGATGAAACTGGTCGGCGTCGACACGATCTCCTCGACGATCTTCGGCCAACCGGCCGGGCCGCGGCTGATGCGCGGCCTGGGTTCGAGCATCTACCCCGCCAACGTCGACTACGCGGCCTTCGACGAAGTCCACTGGGTCGCCCCGGCGGAATCGGTGTGGGCGTGCCGCACACTGGCAGCGACACACCACGCCACCGGCGGGTGGAGCGTGGGCGCGGTCGCGCTGGTCGCCGGATGGGCCGCCCGCGTCGCCGCGCCGTCGACCCGAATCGCCGCGGTGTTCCCCGACGGGCCACACCGCTACTTCGACACCATCTACAACGACGCCTACTGCGCCGAGCACGGGCTCCTCGACACCACCCCGCCGATCGCGCCCGAAGCGATCAGCCACCCCGGTGAACGGGTCGTGCAGCGCTGGACCCGCTGCACCACGGTGGTCTCGCCGACGGCAATGGCAGAAGGAGAACTCGCCTCGTGA
- a CDS encoding MFS transporter, protein MTVVTKFASFDRPAQLLMINQFGINLGFYMLMPYLAGYLAGPLGLAAWAVGLVLGVRNFSQQGMFLIGGTLADRLGYKPLIVAGCLLRTGGFALLVFAESLPAVLIASAATGFAGALFNPAVRAYLAADTGERRVEAFAVFNMFYQAGILAGPLVGLALMAVDFRVTAGVAAAVFAALTIAQLFALPARRGEAPAEKTSVLDDWRRVMSNRRFLAFSVAMIGSYVLSFQVYLALPLQAEFIAGARSQTLVSALFVVSGVVAVAGQLRITAWLRARWGPGKSLVAGMAVLAAAFIPLIIVPTTGLFGTVAAVTALLVTTTLLAIGTAAVFPFEMDTVVSLSGNKLVATHYGFYNTVVGVGILVGNLATGTLVGAARDAGLDWVVWAGLTAIGVIAAYALARLERSDRTATTPEQHVTGRHRLPSGRHRLTEPAFAGSDPVTTPLRRRPGHGVEPMNRLGTATKLRPTAESDQRTYRRQPLPPRPRPAAGEDRLGPGPRIPNGAPRPWPGSEPERRGHRRVLPPPPRTHPSAEDRRSRYPATGPETRR, encoded by the coding sequence GTGACCGTGGTCACCAAATTCGCCAGTTTCGACCGGCCCGCGCAGCTGTTGATGATCAACCAGTTCGGCATCAACCTCGGCTTCTACATGCTGATGCCGTACCTGGCCGGATACCTGGCCGGCCCACTGGGGCTCGCGGCGTGGGCGGTCGGACTGGTCCTGGGTGTACGCAACTTTTCCCAGCAGGGCATGTTCCTCATCGGCGGCACCCTGGCTGATCGGCTCGGCTACAAACCGTTGATCGTGGCCGGATGCTTGCTGCGTACCGGCGGCTTCGCGCTGCTGGTCTTCGCCGAATCCCTGCCCGCGGTGTTGATCGCTTCCGCGGCGACCGGCTTCGCGGGCGCGTTGTTCAATCCGGCCGTGCGCGCCTATCTGGCCGCTGACACCGGCGAGCGCCGCGTCGAGGCGTTCGCGGTCTTCAACATGTTCTATCAAGCGGGCATCCTCGCCGGACCGCTGGTCGGGCTGGCGTTGATGGCGGTCGACTTCCGCGTCACCGCCGGGGTCGCGGCGGCGGTGTTCGCCGCGTTGACCATCGCTCAGCTGTTCGCCCTGCCCGCCCGCCGCGGTGAAGCCCCGGCCGAGAAGACCTCGGTGCTCGACGACTGGCGCCGGGTCATGTCCAACCGGCGGTTCCTGGCGTTCTCGGTAGCGATGATCGGCTCGTATGTCTTGTCGTTCCAGGTGTATCTGGCCTTGCCATTGCAAGCGGAATTCATCGCCGGGGCACGCTCGCAAACCCTGGTCTCGGCCTTGTTCGTGGTTTCCGGCGTCGTCGCTGTCGCCGGTCAGCTGCGCATCACCGCGTGGTTGCGTGCCCGCTGGGGGCCGGGCAAGAGCCTGGTCGCCGGCATGGCCGTGCTCGCTGCGGCGTTCATCCCCTTGATCATCGTGCCCACCACGGGGCTTTTCGGCACCGTGGCCGCGGTGACCGCGCTGCTGGTCACCACCACGCTGCTGGCGATCGGCACGGCGGCGGTGTTCCCGTTCGAGATGGACACCGTGGTCTCGCTGTCGGGAAACAAGCTGGTCGCCACCCACTACGGCTTCTACAACACCGTCGTCGGCGTCGGCATCCTGGTCGGCAACCTGGCCACCGGTACCCTCGTCGGCGCCGCGCGCGACGCCGGACTGGACTGGGTCGTCTGGGCGGGCTTGACCGCGATCGGCGTCATCGCCGCCTACGCCTTGGCCCGGCTGGAACGCTCAGACCGCACCGCGACCACGCCCGAGCAGCACGTCACCGGACGTCATCGACTGCCCAGCGGACGCCACCGGCTCACCGAACCCGCCTTTGCGGGCTCGGATCCGGTAACCACCCCACTGCGCCGCCGACCCGGGCACGGCGTCGAACCGATGAATCGGCTCGGTACAGCGACCAAGCTCCGACCGACGGCCGAGTCCGACCAGCGCACCTACCGCCGACAGCCCCTACCGCCACGGCCTCGGCCAGCAGCCGGTGAAGACCGCCTCGGCCCCGGGCCTCGCATCCCGAACGGCGCGCCGCGCCCGTGGCCGGGTTCGGAGCCCGAGCGACGCGGACACCGCCGGGTCCTACCACCGCCGCCCCGCACACACCCCTCTGCCGAGGACCGGCGCTCGCGTTATCCCGCCACCGGACCGGAAACCAGGCGGTGA